Proteins found in one Thermaerobacter subterraneus DSM 13965 genomic segment:
- a CDS encoding YqhV family protein, producing MVPPNPYVAGMALTRLLSGSLEVLAAVLIWRYGRVDRALEINALLAGAGPLAMMLATAIGLAGLAGALPPLKLALILGGVALILIGTRIG from the coding sequence GTGGTACCGCCCAACCCGTACGTGGCCGGCATGGCCCTGACGCGGCTCCTCTCGGGCAGCCTGGAGGTGCTGGCGGCGGTGCTGATCTGGCGTTACGGCCGCGTCGACCGCGCGCTGGAGATCAACGCCCTCCTGGCCGGGGCGGGGCCGCTGGCCATGATGCTGGCCACGGCCATCGGCCTGGCTGGCCTGGCCGGCGCCCTGCCGCCCCTCAAGCTGGCCCTGATCCTGGGAGGCGTGGCTCTGATCCTCATTGGTACCCGCATCGGGTAA